A single Sylvia atricapilla isolate bSylAtr1 chromosome 11, bSylAtr1.pri, whole genome shotgun sequence DNA region contains:
- the MITF gene encoding microphthalmia-associated transcription factor isoform X8: MEVLDFSTPLARKSHHHSKVQTHLENPTKYHIQQAQRQQVKQYLSTTLANKHANQALSLPCPNQPGDHVMPPGTGSSAPNSPMAMLTLNSNCEKEGFYKFEEQSRVESECPALNTHSRASCMQMDDVIDDIISLESSYNEEILGLVDPALQMANTLPVSGNLIDLYGNQSMPPPGLNISNSCPANLPNIKRELTACIFPTESEARALAKERQKKDNHNLIERRRRFNINDRIKELGTLIPKSNDPDMRWNKGTILKASVDYIRKLQREQQRTKELENRQKKLEHANRHLLLRIQELEMQARAHGLSLVPSTGLCSPDMVNRVIKQEPVLDNCTQDMMPHHTDLSCTTTLDLTDGTITFSDNLGNVTEPAGTYGVPAKMGSKLEDILMDDTLSPVGVTDPLLSSVSPGASKTSSRRSSVSMEDTDHAC; this comes from the exons ATGGAAGTGTTGGACTTCAGCACTCCACTCGCAAGGAAGAGCCACCATCATTCAAAG GTGCAGACTCACCTTGAGAATCCAACCAAGTACCACATTCAGCAGGCCCAGCGGCAGCAGGTAAAGCAGTACCTCTCTACCACTCTAGCAAATAAACATGCCAACCAAGCCCTGAGCTTGCCATGTCCAAACCAGCCTGGGGATCATGTCATGCCACCTGGAACGGGGAGCAGCGCACCCAACAGCCCCATGGCTATGCTCACCCTCAACTCCAACTGTGAGAAAGAG GGATTTTATAAATttgaagagcaaagcagggtTGAGAGTGAGTGCCCGGCTCTGAATACACACTCACGAGCATCATGCATGCAG ATGGATGATGTGATCGATGACATCATTAGTTTGGAATCCAGTTATAATGAAGAAATCCTCGGCTTGGTGGACCCAGCCCTGCAAATGGCAAACACG TTGCCTGTGTCTGGCAATTTGATTGACCTTTATGGCAACCAAAGCATGCCTCCTCCAGGACTAAACATCAGCAACTCATGTCCAGCTAATCTTCCTAATATCAAAAGGGAGCTCACAG CATGTATTTTTCCTACAGAGTCGGAAGCGAGAGCGTTGGCTAaggagaggcaaaagaaagacAATCACAACTTGA TTGAACGGAGAAGAAGATTTAATATTAATGATCGTATAAAAGAGCTGGGCACCTTGATACCCAAGTCAAATGACCC TGACATGCGCTGGAACAAGGGAACGATTCTGAAGGCGTCGGTGGATTACATCCGcaagctgcagagggagcagcagcgcACCAAGGAGCTGGAGAACAGGCAGAAGAAGCTGGAACATGCCAACAGGCACCTGCTGCTCAGAATACAG GAACTTGAGATGCAAGCCCGAGCACACGGACTGTCCCTCGTCCCATCTACAGGCCTTTGCTCCCCTGACATGGTCAACAGGGTCATCAAACAGGAGCCTGTGCTGGACAACTGCACCCAAGACATGATGCCACACCACACAGACCTGTCCTGCACCACCACCCTGGACCTCACCGACGGCACCATCACCTTCAGTGACAACCTGGGCAACGTGACTGAGCCAGCTGGCACTTACGGTGTCCCTGCCAAAATGGGATCCAAACTGGAAGACATCCTGATGGACGATACCCTGTCCCCCGTGGGTGTGACTGACCCACTGCTCTCCTCCGTGTCTCCTGGGGCATCAAAGACAAGTAGCAGGCGGAGCAGCGTGAGCATGGAGGACACTGACCACGCCTGTTAG